From one Acidimicrobiales bacterium genomic stretch:
- a CDS encoding helix-turn-helix domain-containing protein, with product MSSELLARRGYNGMGLKAVSEAAGLPYGSIYHHFPGGKEEIAASAIGSVGTVVGGLLETLFASRP from the coding sequence GTGTCGAGCGAGTTGCTCGCCCGGCGCGGGTACAACGGCATGGGCCTCAAGGCGGTGAGCGAGGCCGCCGGGCTGCCGTACGGGTCGATCTACCACCACTTTCCCGGGGGTAAGGAGGAGATCGCGGCGTCGGCGATCGGCAGCGTCGGCACCGTGGTCGGCGGGCTGCTGGAGACCCTGTTCGCGAGCCGCCCG